A genomic segment from Streptosporangium roseum DSM 43021 encodes:
- a CDS encoding NUDIX hydrolase, whose product MDDSEFLASYDPRAFPAVAVTVDVVALTIREGALHVLLVERGEQPHAGRWALPGGFIRPDEDLPEAAARELAEETGLAPRVHIEQLASYGAPGRDPRMRIVSVSYLAFAPRLPDPRAGSDAADAAWRRIDRLPELAFDHDRILGEGLERARAKLEYTPLATTFVDETFTITELRGVYETVWGVPLHAGNFHRKVLSVPGFVEGTGQTTESGGTRGGPRARLYRAGDARLLHPALLRPAREGEAG is encoded by the coding sequence ATGGACGATTCCGAGTTCCTGGCGAGCTACGACCCCCGGGCCTTCCCCGCGGTCGCGGTGACGGTCGACGTGGTGGCGCTGACCATCCGCGAGGGCGCGCTGCACGTGCTGCTGGTCGAGCGGGGCGAGCAGCCCCACGCGGGACGGTGGGCGCTGCCCGGGGGGTTCATCCGGCCGGACGAGGATCTGCCGGAGGCCGCGGCGCGGGAGCTGGCCGAGGAGACCGGTCTCGCCCCACGCGTGCACATCGAGCAACTCGCCAGCTACGGGGCCCCCGGGCGGGACCCCCGGATGCGGATCGTGTCGGTCTCCTACCTCGCCTTCGCCCCCCGCCTTCCCGATCCCCGCGCCGGCTCGGACGCGGCGGACGCCGCCTGGCGGCGGATCGACCGGCTGCCGGAGCTGGCCTTCGACCACGACCGCATCCTCGGCGAAGGACTGGAACGGGCGCGGGCCAAGCTGGAGTACACCCCGCTGGCCACCACGTTCGTGGACGAGACGTTCACGATCACCGAACTGCGCGGCGTCTACGAAACGGTCTGGGGCGTGCCGCTGCACGCGGGCAACTTCCACCGCAAGGTCCTGTCGGTGCCCGGATTCGTGGAGGGAACCGGGCAGACCACCGAGAGCGGCGGGACCCGGGGCGGCCCCCGGGCCAGGCTCTACCGGGCCGGCGACGCACGGCTCCTGCACCCCGCGCTGCTGCGGCCCGCCCGCGAAGGGGAGGCCGGATGA
- a CDS encoding lipopolysaccharide kinase InaA family protein: MTTTAEAVALVSGARTPDDLFGGDAPHRAYRRLARLLHPDLASGPDAAEAFARLSELWAARGRDTETVITTRRGTHRVGGVFRRGASAVLYGCDDDALLKLPRSHADNDLMRREAQALATVTREGDPLLLPYVPRLVDSFRHRSGGVERQANVISRAPDGFMSLTEITRLRPVLDPRDVAWIWRRLLVAIGMAHRAGVVHGAVFGHHVLVHPIDHGLVLVDWSQSVPLGSPLTALVARHRDDYPPEVLAGGPATQALDIRLATRCVAALMGDGAPAPIRRFVRGSLAGPPHDAWGLLGELDELLDDLYGPRKYRPLHL; encoded by the coding sequence ATGACCACCACGGCCGAGGCGGTCGCCCTGGTGTCCGGCGCCCGCACACCGGACGACCTGTTCGGCGGGGACGCGCCACACCGGGCATACCGGCGGCTGGCGCGGCTGCTCCACCCCGACCTCGCCTCCGGACCGGACGCCGCCGAGGCCTTCGCCAGGCTCTCGGAGCTGTGGGCGGCCCGGGGCCGGGACACCGAGACAGTGATCACCACCAGGCGGGGGACCCACCGGGTCGGCGGCGTGTTCCGGCGCGGCGCCTCGGCCGTGCTGTACGGCTGCGACGACGACGCGCTGCTCAAGCTCCCGCGCAGTCACGCGGACAACGACCTGATGAGGCGCGAGGCGCAGGCGCTCGCGACGGTCACGCGGGAGGGCGACCCGTTGCTCCTGCCGTACGTGCCCCGGCTGGTGGATTCCTTCCGGCACCGCTCGGGCGGGGTCGAGCGGCAGGCCAACGTGATCAGCCGCGCGCCGGACGGCTTCATGAGCCTGACGGAGATCACCCGGCTGCGGCCGGTGCTCGACCCGAGGGACGTGGCGTGGATCTGGCGGCGGCTGCTGGTCGCGATCGGGATGGCCCACCGGGCGGGTGTGGTGCACGGCGCGGTGTTCGGGCACCACGTGCTGGTCCACCCGATCGACCACGGCCTGGTGCTCGTCGACTGGAGCCAGTCGGTGCCGCTCGGCAGCCCGCTGACCGCCCTGGTGGCCCGGCACCGCGACGACTACCCGCCCGAGGTCCTCGCCGGAGGACCGGCGACCCAGGCCCTCGACATCCGGCTCGCCACCCGCTGCGTCGCCGCCCTCATGGGCGACGGCGCCCCGGCCCCGATCCGCCGCTTCGTCCGGGGGAGCCTGGCGGGTCCGCCCCACGACGCCTGGGGACTCCTCGGCGAGCTCGACGAACTGCTCGACGATCTGTACGGCCCCAGGAAATACCGGCCCCTCCACCTGTGA
- a CDS encoding LLM class F420-dependent oxidoreductase: MRTGLYISGVGLSLDAMIGQVRAAAEAGLDSAFFSQLTSWDVLTVLALSAQHVPGVDLGTAVVQTYPRHPLALAGQALTAQAATGNRLTLGIGPSHQQIIEGQFGHSYDRPARHVREYLSALRPLLRGEHVEYRGQTLSAAGQVDVPGAEPPSVLISALGPVMLRVAGELADGTVTVWAGPETIADHIGPGITRAASEAGRPAPRIVATVLASVTADPDGVRRQVDEQVGFAGRFPSYRALLDRQGKSGVHETVIAGDEAVVARAFRQYAEAGATELLVSPLGGEREQERTLELLASLRDET; the protein is encoded by the coding sequence GTGAGGACAGGTCTGTACATCAGCGGCGTCGGGCTGAGCCTGGACGCGATGATCGGGCAGGTGCGCGCCGCGGCGGAGGCCGGGCTCGACAGCGCCTTCTTCAGCCAGCTCACCTCCTGGGACGTGCTCACCGTGCTGGCGCTCAGCGCGCAGCACGTGCCCGGCGTCGACCTGGGGACCGCGGTGGTGCAGACCTACCCCAGGCACCCGCTCGCGCTGGCCGGGCAGGCGCTCACGGCGCAGGCGGCGACCGGCAACCGGCTCACCCTCGGCATCGGGCCGAGCCACCAGCAGATCATCGAGGGGCAGTTCGGCCACTCCTACGACCGGCCCGCCCGGCACGTCCGGGAGTACCTGTCGGCGCTGCGGCCGCTGCTCCGCGGCGAGCACGTCGAATACCGCGGGCAGACCCTCAGCGCGGCGGGGCAGGTCGACGTGCCCGGCGCGGAACCGCCCTCGGTGCTGATCTCCGCGCTCGGACCGGTCATGCTGCGCGTCGCCGGCGAGCTCGCCGACGGGACGGTGACCGTGTGGGCGGGCCCGGAGACCATCGCCGACCACATCGGACCGGGGATCACCCGCGCCGCCTCGGAGGCGGGGCGGCCCGCTCCCCGGATCGTGGCGACCGTCCTGGCAAGCGTCACCGCCGATCCGGACGGTGTCAGGCGGCAGGTGGACGAGCAGGTCGGGTTCGCCGGCCGGTTCCCCAGTTACCGGGCGCTCCTGGACCGTCAAGGCAAGTCCGGCGTGCACGAGACGGTCATCGCGGGGGACGAGGCCGTCGTGGCGCGGGCGTTCCGGCAGTACGCCGAAGCCGGGGCGACGGAACTGCTGGTGAGCCCGCTCGGCGGTGAGCGGGAGCAGGAGCGGACCCTCGAACTCCTCGCCTCCCTGCGCGACGAGACGTAG
- a CDS encoding TetR/AcrR family transcriptional regulator yields the protein MRADARRNRELIVTTALDLFTESGAGVSMEEIARAAGLGVGTLYRHFPDRQALLEAIALDALGRLQTFTRAAVAEDTPRWQVLRRIVEQCVELPLALIKTLLAATPANPELREMEHDVNARLEHLLGQAQQEGTLRPDIPPREIVELLNVAVCRPGARVDDHLTTVILDGLKR from the coding sequence GTGCGGGCCGACGCGCGACGCAACCGCGAGCTCATCGTCACGACCGCGCTCGACCTGTTCACCGAGTCCGGGGCGGGCGTGTCGATGGAGGAGATCGCCCGCGCGGCCGGACTCGGCGTCGGCACGCTCTACCGCCACTTCCCCGACCGGCAGGCGCTACTGGAGGCCATCGCCCTCGACGCACTGGGCCGGCTCCAGACGTTCACCCGGGCCGCCGTCGCGGAGGACACTCCGCGGTGGCAGGTCCTCCGCCGGATCGTGGAGCAGTGCGTCGAGCTGCCCCTGGCACTGATCAAGACGCTGCTGGCCGCCACGCCGGCGAACCCCGAGCTGCGGGAGATGGAGCACGACGTCAACGCCCGGCTCGAACACCTCCTGGGACAGGCCCAGCAGGAGGGGACGCTGCGCCCGGACATCCCGCCGCGCGAGATCGTCGAGCTGCTCAACGTGGCCGTCTGCCGCCCGGGGGCACGCGTCGACGACCATCTGACCACCGTGATACTCGACGGCCTCAAGCGCTGA
- a CDS encoding adenylosuccinate synthetase translates to MNEHVIVADLGYGDAGKGTVVDWLCAQGPVQAVVRFNGGGQAAHNVVLPDGRHHTFAQFGSGTLRGVPTHLSRFMVVDPLALASEAAHLSELGVPDPFGLLTVDRDALLATPYHVAAGRARELARGDDRHGSCGMGIGETMAYALDHPGLGPTAGDCENPALLARKLHALREALRVTGPPVEDCVAAYRAFAERVILVDSTFTAALLRRRPVVFEGAQGVLLDEWHGFHPYTTWSTTTFANALALLDGVPAVRLGVLRTYTPRHGPGPLVTEDPTLEIDEAHNATGPWQGPFRAGHFDAVAHRYALAVAGGADALALTHLDAPVSRMCVSYDIGELAAGTAGDLGAQAELTRRVLRARPRYTDGIGAGDWPAAVADALGVPVWLGSAGPTAADKTRLSSVIAPERV, encoded by the coding sequence GTGAACGAGCACGTGATCGTGGCCGACCTCGGGTACGGCGACGCCGGGAAGGGCACGGTCGTGGACTGGCTCTGCGCCCAGGGGCCCGTCCAGGCGGTCGTCAGGTTCAACGGGGGCGGGCAGGCGGCCCACAACGTCGTCCTTCCCGACGGGCGGCACCACACGTTCGCCCAGTTCGGGTCGGGGACGCTCCGGGGGGTGCCGACCCACCTGTCCCGCTTCATGGTCGTGGACCCGCTCGCCCTGGCCTCGGAGGCCGCGCACCTGAGCGAGCTGGGCGTGCCCGACCCGTTCGGGCTGCTCACCGTGGATCGGGACGCCCTGCTCGCCACGCCGTACCACGTGGCGGCGGGCCGGGCACGGGAGCTGGCGCGCGGGGACGACCGGCACGGGTCGTGCGGGATGGGCATCGGCGAGACCATGGCCTACGCCCTGGACCATCCGGGTCTCGGGCCGACCGCCGGCGACTGCGAGAACCCGGCACTGCTCGCGCGCAAGCTGCACGCGCTCCGCGAGGCGCTGAGGGTGACCGGGCCTCCGGTGGAGGACTGCGTCGCGGCCTACCGGGCGTTCGCCGAGCGGGTGATCCTCGTGGACTCCACGTTCACGGCCGCCCTGCTGCGCAGGCGTCCGGTGGTCTTCGAGGGGGCGCAGGGCGTGCTGCTCGACGAGTGGCACGGCTTCCACCCCTACACGACCTGGAGCACGACGACCTTCGCCAACGCGCTGGCCCTGCTCGACGGGGTGCCCGCCGTACGGCTGGGCGTGCTGCGCACCTACACCCCCCGACACGGGCCCGGCCCGCTGGTCACCGAGGACCCGACGCTGGAGATCGACGAGGCCCACAACGCGACGGGGCCATGGCAGGGGCCCTTCCGGGCCGGCCACTTCGACGCGGTGGCCCACCGTTACGCGCTGGCGGTCGCGGGCGGGGCCGACGCGCTCGCGCTCACCCACCTGGACGCGCCGGTGTCGCGGATGTGCGTCTCCTACGACATCGGCGAGCTCGCGGCGGGGACGGCGGGTGACCTCGGCGCGCAGGCCGAACTGACCCGGCGGGTGCTGAGGGCGCGCCCCCGCTACACCGACGGCATCGGCGCCGGCGACTGGCCGGCGGCCGTCGCCGACGCCCTGGGGGTCCCGGTCTGGCTGGGCTCGGCCGGACCCACCGCCGCAGACAAGACGCGCCTGAGTAGTGTGATCGCCCCCGAAAGGGTATGA
- a CDS encoding DUF6458 family protein has protein sequence MGVGVSIFFLTLGAILRFAIEPDVLGENVHIDVIGLIFMIVGAVGIVLSVVLAPKRGQTSEDRLMHRENNPPDI, from the coding sequence ATGGGTGTCGGGGTAAGCATCTTCTTTCTCACGCTCGGCGCCATCCTCCGCTTCGCCATCGAGCCCGACGTCCTGGGCGAGAATGTGCACATCGACGTCATCGGCCTGATCTTCATGATCGTCGGCGCCGTCGGGATCGTGTTGAGCGTCGTACTGGCCCCCAAGCGCGGGCAGACGTCGGAGGATCGCCTGATGCACCGCGAGAACAACCCTCCGGACATCTAG
- a CDS encoding Dabb family protein, which translates to MFRHVVLFTWAEGATDEQKAAVATELGKLPEIITEMRAYAVGADAGVNPGNHEFAVVADFDSLDDYLVYRDHPAHQAVIAEHIKPILASRAAVQYAF; encoded by the coding sequence ATGTTCCGGCATGTCGTGCTTTTCACCTGGGCCGAAGGGGCCACCGACGAGCAGAAGGCCGCGGTCGCGACCGAGCTCGGCAAGTTGCCGGAGATCATCACGGAGATGCGCGCCTACGCCGTCGGCGCCGACGCGGGCGTGAACCCGGGCAACCACGAGTTCGCGGTCGTCGCGGACTTCGACAGCCTCGACGACTACCTGGTCTACCGTGACCACCCGGCGCACCAGGCCGTGATCGCCGAGCACATCAAGCCGATCCTGGCCTCCCGGGCGGCCGTGCAGTACGCCTTCTAG
- a CDS encoding ABC transporter ATP-binding protein, translating into MPSSSSLRMRRRLGRRLGRRLVVVAKSDENRRVTRRFSFATPSPDGAGPVGDLPSPIAPAVSIRDAFRRFWPCTRGVRRFFVVGVVLAIVAALCEVSAIWLFGRITDEVLSDQNMGAFWTPAFTWLGLVVIAGLASFVGSYATALGGERFLLRLRDRVFSHIQTLTPDFFDNRRLGDLMARLTDDIEAIEELVGSGVVRLLTTVASVVFFAGAAFYIRWDLALVTFAMVPAFLIVSKVFASKFRTVAARERLSNGAMNSVIEEGLANQSLVQAYNRQEAEADRLHAEGHTWLRANVSQARLSALYGPVVQVIETICLLVVIGFGAWEIAAGRLTIGGLLAFAAYLAYLYPAVQSLGQIALTVSEAAAGSDRVIEILRTRPAVTDRAGAVPMAGRSRGRIEFAEVGFTYPNRTSPTLRNLSFRAEPGELIVCTGPSGAGKSTLTKLLLRFYDPTAGRILLDGVDIRDLPRRSLRDNITILQQENLLFSGTVRDNIAYGRPGSSMDDIVRAAVLADVHDFIGTLPRKYDTPIGQRGRLLSGGQRQRIAIARAILRDAPVLVLDEPMTGLDSLTAARIMEPLRLLMSGRTTILITHDLRLIPETAHTIVLGDARSPGRTEVRLSRRRSAAPRPV; encoded by the coding sequence ATGCCGTCGTCGTCGTCGCTGCGGATGCGGCGGCGGCTGGGGCGGCGGCTGGGGCGGCGGCTGGTGGTGGTAGCAAAGTCAGACGAGAACCGGCGGGTCACCCGCCGGTTCTCCTTTGCGACCCCCTCGCCGGACGGAGCCGGACCGGTAGGGGACCTCCCGTCCCCGATCGCGCCGGCGGTCTCCATCCGGGACGCCTTCCGGCGGTTCTGGCCCTGCACCCGCGGCGTCCGCAGGTTTTTCGTGGTCGGCGTCGTGCTGGCGATCGTGGCGGCCCTCTGCGAGGTCAGCGCGATCTGGCTGTTCGGGCGCATCACCGACGAGGTCCTCAGCGACCAGAACATGGGAGCGTTCTGGACACCCGCGTTCACCTGGCTCGGCCTCGTGGTCATCGCGGGCCTGGCCTCCTTCGTGGGTTCCTACGCCACGGCCCTGGGCGGGGAGCGCTTCCTGCTGCGGTTACGGGACAGGGTGTTCTCCCACATCCAGACGCTCACCCCCGACTTCTTCGACAACCGCCGGCTGGGCGACCTGATGGCCCGGCTCACCGACGACATCGAAGCCATCGAGGAACTGGTCGGCTCCGGCGTGGTCCGGCTCCTCACGACGGTCGCCAGCGTGGTCTTCTTCGCCGGGGCGGCCTTCTACATCCGGTGGGATCTCGCGCTGGTGACGTTCGCGATGGTCCCGGCGTTCCTGATCGTCTCCAAGGTTTTCGCGTCGAAGTTCAGGACCGTCGCCGCCCGGGAGCGGCTCAGCAACGGAGCCATGAACAGCGTCATCGAGGAGGGCCTGGCCAACCAGTCCCTCGTCCAGGCCTACAACCGCCAGGAGGCCGAGGCGGATCGGCTGCACGCCGAGGGCCACACCTGGCTACGGGCCAACGTGTCCCAGGCCCGGCTGTCCGCGCTGTACGGGCCGGTCGTCCAGGTCATCGAGACCATCTGCCTGCTGGTCGTCATCGGCTTCGGCGCGTGGGAGATCGCGGCCGGCCGGCTCACCATCGGCGGGCTGCTCGCCTTCGCCGCCTACCTCGCCTACCTCTATCCGGCGGTGCAGAGCCTCGGGCAGATCGCGCTCACCGTCTCCGAGGCCGCGGCGGGCTCCGACCGCGTCATCGAGATCCTGCGGACCCGGCCCGCTGTCACCGACCGGGCCGGGGCGGTTCCCATGGCCGGGCGGAGCCGTGGCCGGATCGAGTTCGCCGAGGTCGGCTTCACCTATCCGAACCGGACCAGTCCCACGCTGCGGAATCTGTCCTTCCGCGCGGAGCCGGGCGAACTGATCGTCTGCACCGGGCCCAGTGGCGCGGGCAAATCCACCCTCACCAAACTCCTGCTGCGGTTCTACGACCCCACCGCCGGGCGCATCCTTCTCGACGGAGTCGACATCCGGGACCTGCCGCGCCGGTCGCTGCGCGACAACATCACCATCCTCCAGCAGGAGAACCTGCTCTTCTCCGGGACCGTGCGCGACAACATCGCCTACGGCCGTCCCGGCTCAAGCATGGACGACATCGTCCGGGCCGCCGTCCTGGCGGACGTGCACGACTTCATCGGCACGCTCCCCCGGAAATACGACACGCCCATCGGCCAACGCGGCCGGCTCCTGTCCGGCGGGCAGCGCCAGCGCATCGCCATCGCCCGGGCGATCCTGCGCGACGCCCCGGTGCTCGTGCTCGACGAACCGATGACCGGACTCGACTCCCTCACCGCGGCACGGATCATGGAGCCTCTCCGGCTGCTCATGTCCGGCCGCACGACCATCCTCATCACCCACGATCTCCGCCTCATCCCCGAAACGGCGCACACGATCGTCCTCGGCGACGCGCGGAGCCCGGGCCGTACGGAGGTCAGGCTCTCCAGGCGCCGCAGCGCGGCCCCTCGCCCGGTCTGA
- a CDS encoding dihydrolipoamide acetyltransferase family protein — translation MKQFKLPDVGEGLTEAEIVRWHVKAGDPVKVNQIIVEIETAKAVVELPCPFEGVVAALMADEGETVDVGRPIISVDDGTGTDPAPSAAPGPAPERGQALAEDMVPALPKEERQPVLVGYGVKMGAAKRRPRKSAPTPPAGSPAPRSVQPSAREDAGPAAGEAAGPFTGESAAPSVREDARENGTAAGAAPASGGRVATLAKPPVRKLAKDLGVDLTTLTGSGPQGSITRDDVQSAVGAVSAPVAVPAVRAGEERIPVKGVRRATAQAMVASAFTAPHVTEFLQVDVTETMDAVGRLRRLPDFAEVKVSPLLLVAKAVLVAARRYPMINSAWDEAAQEIVVKHYVNLGIAAATPRGLLVPNVKDAHAMSLPDLARALGALAETARAGRTQPADMAGGTITITNVGVFGVDAGTPILNPGESVILAFGQVRDMPWVVDGQIVPRRVCTLALSFDHRVVDGELGSLFLRDVGAMLEDPLRMLAWN, via the coding sequence ATGAAGCAGTTCAAGCTCCCCGACGTGGGTGAAGGCCTGACCGAGGCGGAGATCGTCCGCTGGCACGTGAAGGCCGGCGACCCCGTCAAGGTCAACCAGATCATCGTGGAGATCGAGACCGCCAAGGCCGTCGTCGAGCTGCCCTGCCCGTTCGAGGGCGTGGTGGCGGCCCTGATGGCCGACGAGGGCGAGACCGTGGACGTCGGCAGGCCGATCATCTCGGTCGACGACGGGACCGGCACGGACCCCGCTCCCTCCGCCGCCCCCGGCCCCGCCCCCGAACGCGGGCAGGCCCTGGCCGAGGACATGGTGCCCGCCCTCCCGAAGGAGGAGCGCCAGCCGGTCCTGGTGGGCTACGGCGTCAAGATGGGCGCGGCCAAACGCCGTCCCCGCAAATCGGCGCCCACCCCGCCCGCGGGCTCGCCGGCTCCGCGGAGCGTCCAGCCGTCCGCGCGGGAGGACGCCGGGCCCGCCGCCGGCGAGGCCGCCGGGCCGTTCACCGGGGAGAGCGCCGCGCCCTCCGTGCGGGAGGACGCCCGGGAGAACGGGACTGCCGCCGGTGCCGCGCCCGCCTCCGGGGGACGCGTCGCGACGCTGGCCAAGCCTCCCGTGCGGAAGCTGGCCAAGGATCTCGGAGTCGACCTGACCACGCTCACCGGGAGCGGCCCGCAGGGCTCGATCACCCGGGACGACGTCCAGTCGGCGGTCGGGGCGGTCTCCGCTCCGGTTGCGGTGCCGGCCGTACGGGCGGGTGAGGAGCGGATCCCGGTCAAGGGTGTGCGCAGGGCGACCGCGCAGGCCATGGTGGCCTCGGCGTTCACCGCGCCGCATGTCACCGAGTTCCTCCAGGTGGACGTCACCGAGACCATGGACGCGGTCGGGCGGCTGCGACGGTTGCCCGACTTCGCCGAGGTCAAGGTGTCGCCGTTGCTCCTGGTGGCGAAGGCGGTGCTCGTCGCCGCGCGCCGGTATCCGATGATCAACTCGGCGTGGGACGAGGCCGCGCAGGAGATCGTGGTCAAGCACTACGTGAACCTGGGCATCGCCGCGGCCACCCCGCGCGGCCTGCTCGTCCCCAACGTCAAGGACGCCCACGCGATGTCCCTCCCGGACCTCGCCAGGGCCCTCGGCGCCCTCGCCGAGACCGCCCGTGCGGGCCGCACCCAGCCCGCCGACATGGCCGGCGGCACGATCACGATCACCAATGTGGGCGTGTTCGGGGTGGACGCGGGCACTCCGATCCTCAACCCCGGGGAGTCGGTCATCCTGGCCTTCGGGCAGGTCAGGGACATGCCGTGGGTGGTGGACGGGCAGATCGTGCCACGCAGGGTCTGCACGCTGGCGCTGTCGTTCGACCACCGGGTCGTGGACGGGGAGCTCGGCTCGCTCTTCCTCCGTGACGTCGGCGCCATGCTGGAGGACCCGCTCCGCATGCTCGCCTGGAACTGA
- a CDS encoding alpha-ketoacid dehydrogenase subunit beta, protein MSTLTLAKALNEGMRKAMEDDPKVLIMGEDVGKLGGVFRVTDGLQKDFGEQRVIDTPLAESGIIGTAIGLALRGYRPVCEIQFDGFVFPAADQIITQLAKMPLRSLGKVRLPVVVRIPCGGGIGAVEHHSESPEAYFTHTAGLRVVACSNPADAYTMIQQAIRCDDPVVFFEPKRRYWEKAEVDTSAAPDGWTPFDQAQVVRPGTDLTVLAYGPMVKTCLEAAAAAEEDGRSLEVVDLRSLNPLDIARVTESVRKTGRCVVVHEAPVYNGFGAEVAARVTETCFYNLEAPVLRIGGPSTPYPPSRLEDHYLPDLDRVLDAVDRAFAF, encoded by the coding sequence ATGAGCACTCTCACGCTGGCGAAGGCACTCAACGAGGGCATGCGCAAGGCCATGGAGGACGACCCCAAGGTCCTCATCATGGGCGAGGACGTGGGCAAGCTCGGTGGCGTGTTCCGCGTCACCGACGGGCTGCAGAAGGACTTCGGCGAGCAGCGGGTCATCGACACGCCGCTGGCCGAGTCGGGCATCATCGGCACGGCGATCGGGCTCGCGCTCCGGGGGTACCGCCCGGTCTGCGAGATCCAGTTCGACGGGTTCGTCTTCCCCGCCGCCGACCAGATCATCACCCAGCTCGCCAAGATGCCGCTGCGGTCGCTGGGGAAGGTGAGGCTGCCGGTCGTGGTGCGGATCCCGTGCGGCGGCGGAATCGGCGCCGTGGAGCACCACAGCGAGTCGCCCGAGGCCTACTTCACCCACACCGCGGGCCTGCGGGTGGTGGCCTGCTCCAACCCCGCCGACGCCTACACGATGATCCAGCAGGCGATCCGGTGCGACGACCCGGTGGTCTTCTTCGAGCCCAAGCGGCGCTACTGGGAGAAGGCCGAGGTGGACACCTCCGCCGCCCCCGACGGCTGGACGCCCTTCGACCAGGCCCAGGTGGTACGGCCGGGCACGGACCTCACCGTGCTGGCGTACGGGCCGATGGTCAAGACCTGCCTGGAGGCGGCGGCGGCGGCCGAGGAGGACGGCCGGTCCCTGGAGGTGGTGGACCTGCGCTCGCTCAACCCGCTGGACATCGCGCGGGTCACCGAGTCGGTCCGCAAGACAGGGCGCTGCGTCGTGGTGCACGAGGCGCCGGTCTACAACGGCTTCGGCGCCGAGGTGGCCGCCCGCGTCACCGAGACCTGCTTCTACAACCTGGAGGCGCCCGTGCTGCGCATCGGCGGGCCGTCCACCCCCTACCCGCCCTCCAGGCTGGAGGACCACTACCTGCCCGACCTGGACCGGGTCCTCGACGCCGTCGACCGCGCGTTCGCGTTCTGA
- the pdhA gene encoding pyruvate dehydrogenase (acetyl-transferring) E1 component subunit alpha — translation MTADAPHGAEAPPELVQLLTPEGERVEHPDYDIDLTPEEIRGLYRDLVLVRRVDLEAVALQRQGELGIWASLLGQEAAQIGSGRALAETDMAFPTYREHGVAWCRGVDPVNLLGLFRGVNHGGWDPAEHNFHLYTIVIGSQTLHAVGYAMGVQRDSAEAATIVYFGDGATSQGDVNESFIWASVFNAPVVFFCQNNQWAISEPLEKQSRIPLYRRASGFGFPGVRVDGNDVLACLAVTRKALADARSGQGPMLIEAFTYRMGAHTTSDDPTRYRVAGELEAWKLKDPIERVRAYMFKNQLADQEFFDAIDAEADDLGRDVRKRCLALPDPEPLAIFDHVYAEPHRLMDEERAQFAAYLEGFEG, via the coding sequence GTGACAGCCGACGCCCCTCATGGTGCGGAAGCACCCCCGGAGCTCGTCCAGTTGCTGACCCCCGAAGGGGAACGGGTCGAGCATCCCGACTACGACATCGACCTGACACCCGAGGAGATCCGCGGCCTCTACCGGGACCTGGTCCTGGTCCGCCGCGTCGATCTGGAGGCCGTGGCCCTGCAGCGCCAGGGCGAGCTGGGCATCTGGGCGTCCCTGCTCGGCCAGGAGGCCGCGCAGATCGGCTCGGGCCGGGCATTGGCCGAGACGGACATGGCCTTCCCGACCTACCGCGAGCACGGTGTGGCATGGTGCCGGGGCGTCGACCCGGTGAACCTGCTCGGCCTGTTCCGCGGCGTCAACCACGGCGGCTGGGATCCGGCCGAGCACAACTTCCACCTGTACACGATCGTGATCGGCAGCCAGACCCTGCACGCGGTCGGCTACGCCATGGGCGTCCAGCGCGACAGCGCCGAGGCCGCCACGATCGTCTACTTCGGGGACGGCGCCACCTCCCAGGGCGACGTGAACGAGTCGTTCATCTGGGCGTCGGTGTTCAACGCGCCCGTGGTGTTCTTCTGCCAGAACAACCAGTGGGCCATCTCCGAGCCCCTGGAGAAGCAGTCCCGCATCCCGCTGTACCGCCGGGCGAGCGGCTTCGGCTTCCCCGGCGTCCGGGTCGACGGCAACGACGTCCTCGCCTGCCTCGCCGTCACCCGCAAGGCGCTCGCCGACGCCAGGTCCGGGCAGGGGCCGATGCTGATCGAGGCCTTCACCTACCGGATGGGCGCGCACACCACCTCCGACGACCCGACCCGTTACCGGGTGGCCGGGGAGCTGGAGGCGTGGAAGCTCAAGGACCCCATCGAGCGGGTCCGCGCCTACATGTTCAAAAACCAGCTCGCCGACCAGGAGTTCTTCGACGCGATCGACGCCGAGGCCGATGATCTGGGCCGGGACGTGCGTAAACGCTGTCTCGCGCTGCCGGATCCCGAGCCGCTGGCCATCTTCGACCACGTCTACGCGGAGCCGCACCGGCTGATGGACGAGGAGCGCGCCCAGTTCGCGGCCTACCTGGAGGGGTTCGAGGGATGA
- the purS gene encoding phosphoribosylformylglycinamidine synthase subunit PurS: MARVIVDVMLKPEILDAQGQAIARALPRLGFSGVSAVRQGKRFEVDLEGPADEAALSEVRKMAETLLANTVIENYTVTVES; encoded by the coding sequence GTGGCGCGCGTCATCGTCGACGTCATGCTGAAGCCCGAGATTCTTGACGCTCAGGGCCAGGCGATCGCCCGCGCACTGCCGCGGCTCGGCTTCTCCGGTGTCTCAGCGGTACGGCAGGGCAAGCGGTTCGAGGTGGATCTCGAAGGTCCCGCCGACGAGGCCGCGCTTTCCGAGGTCCGCAAGATGGCCGAGACCCTGCTGGCCAACACCGTGATCGAGAACTACACGGTCACCGTGGAGTCGTAG